Proteins from a genomic interval of Nitrospina gracilis Nb-211:
- a CDS encoding mechanosensitive ion channel family protein, translated as MDKEQMSQVFKTLDTVVMIELVVIVAGAVVLILITQNLLPWVANRLHGKPRLFLLAMAPLLRLVFILGAFILSVPLVIEPSLQNMIAVLGSIGLVLGFALKDYASSLVAGVVAVGERLYRNGDWIEVNGVYGEVTHVGVRTVRIVTADDTAVYIPHQKLWTELISNANNGTPHLQCVVHFYLHPQHDAAEIRQVLHDVALTSPYLYFDLPVSVVVQEKPWGTHYRLKAYAVDPRHQFRFITDLTVRGKTALIERNVRFALTPGQAGQDAFLASG; from the coding sequence ATGGATAAAGAACAAATGTCTCAAGTATTCAAGACGCTCGATACGGTTGTGATGATTGAGCTGGTTGTGATCGTGGCCGGAGCGGTCGTGCTCATCCTGATCACGCAGAACCTCCTGCCCTGGGTGGCCAACCGCCTGCACGGCAAACCCCGGTTGTTCCTGCTGGCCATGGCGCCACTGTTGCGGCTGGTATTCATCCTTGGGGCATTCATCCTGAGCGTTCCCCTTGTCATTGAGCCGTCCCTGCAAAACATGATCGCGGTGCTGGGTTCCATTGGACTGGTGCTGGGATTTGCGCTTAAGGATTACGCGAGCAGTCTGGTTGCCGGCGTGGTGGCGGTGGGCGAACGGTTGTACCGAAACGGGGACTGGATCGAGGTGAACGGAGTGTATGGAGAGGTGACGCACGTAGGGGTGCGCACGGTGCGGATCGTCACCGCGGACGACACGGCGGTGTATATTCCGCACCAGAAGTTGTGGACCGAGTTGATCTCCAATGCCAACAACGGCACGCCGCACCTGCAATGTGTGGTGCATTTTTACCTGCATCCCCAACACGATGCCGCGGAGATCCGGCAGGTCCTGCACGACGTGGCGCTGACCAGTCCTTACCTGTATTTCGATCTGCCTGTTTCGGTGGTGGTGCAGGAAAAACCGTGGGGCACGCATTACCGCCTGAAGGCGTATGCCGTCGATCCCCGCCACCAGTTTCGGTTCATCACCGACCTCACCGTTCGCGGCAAGACCGCGCTGATCGAACGCAATGTCCGGTTTGCCCTGACCCCGGGGCAGGCCGGGCAGGATGCCTTCTTGGCCTCGGGGTAG
- a CDS encoding pirin family protein, giving the protein MKQIEEVLNIPAQHWVGDGFPVRTLFTYDNYGEALSPFLLFDFAGPMEFPPASRPRGVGQHPHRGFETVTIVYEGEVDHKDLAGNSGHLKPGDVQWMTAASGIVHQEFHSQSFTEQGGTFHAVQLWVNLPAKDKMSPPRYQDIPSSRIPTVAVNGGKLRVIAGEYDGTRGPALTFTPINIWDITIPAGGKMELTVPSGHNTAVVPVTGSVELNQNKTAKTAQLVRFTREGKAVHLSAQGEARLLLLSGEPIAEPIAGQGPFVMNTEAELVQAFDDYRKGLMG; this is encoded by the coding sequence TTGAAACAGATCGAGGAAGTTTTAAACATACCCGCACAACACTGGGTGGGCGACGGGTTTCCCGTGCGCACCCTGTTCACTTACGACAACTACGGCGAAGCGTTGAGCCCGTTTCTGCTGTTCGACTTCGCCGGCCCCATGGAGTTCCCGCCTGCCTCCAGGCCGCGCGGCGTGGGCCAGCACCCGCACCGTGGATTCGAAACCGTCACCATCGTCTATGAAGGCGAGGTGGACCATAAGGACCTCGCAGGCAACAGCGGCCACCTCAAGCCCGGCGACGTGCAATGGATGACCGCCGCCTCCGGCATCGTGCATCAGGAATTCCATTCCCAATCTTTCACCGAACAAGGCGGCACGTTCCACGCCGTGCAGTTGTGGGTCAACCTGCCCGCAAAGGACAAAATGTCACCGCCGCGTTACCAGGATATCCCCTCGTCACGCATTCCAACCGTTGCGGTGAACGGCGGGAAGCTTCGCGTCATTGCCGGGGAGTACGACGGAACACGCGGCCCCGCGCTCACCTTCACGCCGATCAATATCTGGGACATCACCATCCCGGCGGGAGGGAAGATGGAATTGACCGTCCCTTCCGGTCACAACACGGCGGTGGTGCCGGTGACGGGCTCGGTGGAACTCAACCAAAACAAAACCGCGAAGACCGCCCAACTGGTGAGATTCACCCGCGAAGGCAAGGCCGTTCATCTATCCGCACAGGGAGAGGCGCGCCTGCTGTTGCTTTCCGGTGAGCCCATTGCCGAACCCATAGCCGGACAAGGTCCCTTTGTGATGAACACGGAAGCGGAACTGGTGCAGGCTTTCGACGACTACCGCAAGGGGTTGATGGGGTGA
- the mnmA gene encoding tRNA 2-thiouridine(34) synthase MnmA, which yields MTESQAVEIGTDSKVVVAMSGGVDSSVAAALLKEQGFDLVGISLQLWNYSWDTDNRFGTCCSLDDLGDARRVAERIGIPFYILNLEKEFREGVVDYFVDEYLKGRTPIPCTACNKKLKFDELMRKAEAYGYDYIATGHYASVVKDANGRYTVRRGRDASKDQSYFLFNLSQEQLSRLVFPLGDMEKKEVRGLAEKYRLNVAGKAESHEICFIPDNDYAKFIESEVDAALFRPGNIVNADGDVLGTHKGYPAYTIGQRKGLNLGGLPEPYYVTAIDTVSNEVVVGPKNDLFREEFTVSGVTWQLDHCEAFEAEAQIRYRHQPVACVVTPLPGERARIQLEHPQPAITPGQSAVFYNDDCIVGGGWIE from the coding sequence ATGACGGAATCGCAGGCAGTTGAGATCGGCACCGACAGCAAGGTTGTCGTCGCCATGAGCGGCGGGGTGGACAGTTCCGTCGCCGCGGCCCTGCTGAAGGAGCAGGGATTCGACCTGGTCGGCATCTCGCTCCAGTTGTGGAATTACAGCTGGGACACGGACAACCGCTTCGGCACCTGCTGTTCGCTGGATGACCTGGGCGACGCCCGCCGCGTGGCGGAGCGGATCGGCATCCCGTTCTACATCCTCAACCTGGAAAAAGAATTCCGCGAAGGCGTGGTCGATTACTTCGTCGATGAATACCTGAAGGGCCGCACGCCCATTCCCTGCACCGCCTGCAACAAGAAGCTCAAGTTCGACGAACTGATGCGCAAGGCGGAGGCGTACGGTTACGATTACATTGCCACCGGCCACTACGCCTCGGTGGTGAAGGACGCAAACGGACGCTACACCGTCAGGCGCGGACGCGATGCGTCGAAGGACCAGAGTTATTTCCTGTTCAACCTGTCGCAGGAGCAGTTGTCGCGTCTCGTGTTTCCGCTGGGCGACATGGAGAAGAAAGAAGTGCGCGGCCTTGCCGAAAAGTACCGCTTGAATGTGGCGGGCAAGGCGGAATCGCACGAGATCTGTTTCATCCCCGACAACGATTACGCCAAGTTCATTGAGAGTGAAGTGGACGCGGCGCTGTTTCGTCCCGGAAACATCGTCAACGCCGACGGCGATGTGCTGGGCACGCACAAGGGGTATCCCGCCTACACCATCGGCCAGCGCAAGGGACTCAACCTGGGTGGCCTGCCGGAACCATACTACGTGACCGCCATCGACACGGTCAGCAACGAGGTGGTGGTGGGGCCGAAGAACGACCTGTTCCGCGAGGAATTCACGGTGAGCGGCGTGACGTGGCAGTTGGATCACTGCGAGGCGTTCGAAGCCGAGGCGCAGATCCGTTACCGCCACCAGCCGGTGGCCTGCGTGGTGACGCCGCTTCCGGGCGAGCGCGCGCGCATCCAACTGGAACATCCCCAGCCCGCCATCACACCGGGCCAGTCCGCTGTGTTTTACAATGACGACTGCATCGTCGGTGGAGGATGGATCGAATGA
- a CDS encoding dienelactone hydrolase family protein has translation MFRSQTQRFLKTISFATLTLACLLVAPPAYADIQTREITHKLGGVELKAFIAYDDAVEGKRPGILVVHEWWGHNEHARNRARMLAELGYTALALDMYGDGKLADHPKKAGEFMNAAFKDWEGSQAKFNRAMEILKSEPTVDAERIGAIGFCFGGAVSLRMARGGADLDGVVAFHSALPDQPPVSKGDIKASILVINGSEDGFLPADRVAGFMKEMFEANADVTYINLKGVKHSYTNPQADEFRQKFNIDSLVYNKQADERAWKSMQVFFERVFR, from the coding sequence GTGTTCCGATCCCAAACTCAACGTTTCCTGAAAACGATTTCATTTGCCACGCTCACGCTGGCCTGCCTGCTGGTCGCCCCGCCCGCTTACGCGGACATCCAGACCAGGGAGATCACTCACAAACTGGGCGGCGTCGAGCTGAAAGCCTTCATCGCTTACGACGACGCAGTCGAGGGCAAGCGCCCCGGCATCCTCGTCGTGCATGAATGGTGGGGCCACAATGAACACGCCCGGAACCGCGCGCGCATGCTGGCGGAGCTGGGCTACACCGCTTTGGCGCTCGATATGTACGGCGACGGCAAGCTGGCCGACCATCCCAAAAAAGCGGGTGAGTTCATGAACGCCGCGTTCAAGGACTGGGAAGGCAGTCAGGCGAAATTCAACCGCGCCATGGAAATCCTGAAGTCGGAGCCGACGGTGGATGCGGAGCGCATCGGCGCCATCGGCTTCTGTTTTGGCGGCGCAGTGTCCCTCCGCATGGCGCGCGGCGGTGCGGACCTCGACGGCGTGGTCGCCTTCCACAGCGCCCTGCCGGATCAGCCGCCGGTGAGCAAGGGCGATATCAAGGCGTCGATCCTCGTCATCAACGGCTCGGAGGACGGCTTTCTTCCCGCCGACCGGGTGGCCGGGTTCATGAAGGAAATGTTCGAGGCCAACGCAGACGTGACCTACATCAACCTGAAAGGCGTGAAGCACAGCTACACCAACCCGCAGGCCGATGAGTTTCGCCAGAAGTTCAACATCGACAGCCTGGTTTACAACAAACAGGCGGACGAACGCGCCTGGAAATCCATGCAGGTGTTTTTCGAACGGGTGTTTCGATGA
- the rsmD gene encoding 16S rRNA (guanine(966)-N(2))-methyltransferase RsmD: MRVIGGGLKGTRLNPLKGLTLRPTLDRVRESLFNIVGGGIEGARVLDLFAGTGAVGIEALSRGAQRVVFVESNPRVRDLLQNNLQKCRLTGPDADAAGWTLLATTARQAIDRLARQGEVFDWVYVDPPFDADLYGETLKALAESGILAPEAEVVAEHFHKTALAENYVRLKKRETRRTGDTCLSFFYLEDG, encoded by the coding sequence GTGCGGGTGATCGGCGGCGGCCTGAAAGGCACGCGGCTGAATCCGCTGAAAGGGCTGACTCTGCGCCCCACGCTGGACCGGGTGCGGGAATCCCTGTTCAACATCGTCGGCGGCGGCATCGAGGGTGCGCGGGTGCTGGATCTGTTCGCCGGTACCGGCGCGGTGGGCATCGAAGCCCTGAGCCGCGGCGCCCAGCGGGTGGTGTTCGTGGAATCCAACCCGCGGGTGCGCGATCTCCTGCAAAACAACCTGCAAAAATGCCGTCTGACGGGGCCGGACGCCGATGCGGCGGGTTGGACCCTGCTGGCCACCACAGCCCGGCAGGCCATCGACCGCCTCGCCCGCCAGGGCGAGGTCTTCGACTGGGTGTACGTGGACCCGCCGTTCGACGCGGATCTGTACGGGGAAACGCTTAAAGCGCTGGCGGAATCCGGAATCCTTGCCCCGGAGGCGGAGGTGGTGGCCGAGCATTTTCACAAAACCGCCCTCGCCGAAAACTATGTTAGACTGAAAAAACGTGAAACCCGGCGGACAGGCGACACCTGTTTGTCTTTTTTTTATTTGGAAGACGGTTGA
- a CDS encoding PGPGW domain-containing protein: MMLSHVHPIPNLVSLAVIVGILAVGAVASVLGAHRDTAPLVSPVARNLQQLVGWTYDGVLRLFVILVGITVLLTGIVMIILPGPAILVIPAGLAILATEFAWARWLLKKFRNKSSALMEKLPRMLKRNADKGE, translated from the coding sequence ATGATGTTATCGCATGTGCACCCGATCCCGAACCTGGTGTCGCTGGCGGTGATCGTCGGCATTCTGGCCGTGGGAGCTGTGGCCTCGGTACTGGGTGCCCATCGCGACACCGCGCCCCTGGTCTCTCCCGTCGCCAGGAACCTGCAGCAACTGGTGGGCTGGACGTACGACGGCGTCCTGCGCCTGTTCGTCATCCTTGTGGGCATCACGGTTTTGCTGACGGGGATTGTGATGATCATTCTGCCGGGCCCGGCGATCCTCGTCATTCCGGCGGGACTCGCCATCCTGGCGACGGAGTTTGCGTGGGCGCGCTGGTTGTTGAAAAAGTTTCGTAACAAGTCGAGCGCTTTGATGGAAAAACTGCCGCGAATGCTGAAGCGGAATGCGGACAAGGGCGAGTGA
- a CDS encoding inositol monophosphatase family protein, with amino-acid sequence MTSPLQVAVEAAQAAGRIQRERADCIGEIRYKGDINPVTEVDLLCEKEIIDRIHKAFPGHAVLAEESGETVGHADHQWVIDPLDGTINYAHGYPCYCVSIAYRHADETVVGVVYNPSLDELFVAEKGKGATMNGKPIAVSPLANLKQSLLVTGFAYDIHTATHNNLDHFINFIGACQAVRRAGSAALDLCYTAMGRFEGFWELKLNTWDYAAGVLILQEAGGRVTRFDGTPFQYGDREILTSNGLIHDAMIAVLKKGNSRGTLMK; translated from the coding sequence ATGACATCCCCCCTGCAGGTTGCCGTGGAGGCGGCGCAGGCGGCGGGTCGCATTCAACGCGAGCGCGCCGACTGCATCGGTGAAATCCGCTACAAGGGCGACATCAACCCCGTCACCGAAGTCGATCTTCTCTGCGAAAAAGAAATCATCGACCGCATCCACAAAGCCTTTCCCGGCCACGCCGTGCTGGCGGAAGAGTCCGGGGAGACGGTCGGCCACGCCGATCACCAGTGGGTGATCGATCCCCTCGACGGCACCATCAACTACGCGCATGGCTACCCGTGCTACTGCGTGTCCATTGCCTATCGCCACGCAGATGAAACCGTGGTGGGTGTGGTGTACAACCCCAGCCTCGACGAGTTGTTCGTCGCGGAAAAAGGGAAGGGGGCGACGATGAACGGCAAACCCATCGCCGTCTCGCCCCTCGCCAACCTCAAGCAAAGCCTGCTGGTGACGGGTTTCGCCTACGATATCCACACCGCGACGCACAACAACCTCGACCACTTCATCAATTTCATCGGTGCCTGCCAGGCGGTGCGCCGCGCCGGCTCGGCCGCGCTCGACCTGTGCTACACGGCGATGGGGCGATTTGAGGGGTTCTGGGAATTGAAGTTAAATACCTGGGACTACGCGGCGGGGGTGTTGATCCTGCAGGAAGCGGGCGGCCGGGTGACACGTTTCGACGGCACGCCGTTTCAATACGGCGACCGCGAGATCCTGACGTCGAATGGACTCATCCACGACGCCATGATCGCCGTCCTCAAAAAAGGCAATAGCCGCGGTACGCTGATGAAGTGA